The Cellulomonas wangleii genome includes a region encoding these proteins:
- a CDS encoding ABC transporter ATP-binding protein produces MTDVLFCLGRLLAIAWRLDRRRLLVGGGLLLAGSVATPLVAVAAGRVVDAVLDGAGTAATVWALVAGLALTGELMLGHFAHLSYFALAELTEERFNRDLVRLVNGTDHLDRTDDPAFADRVDLLRQDVMQMRATVQSGLQLGATAVQVLLTAVVLSTVSPWLLLLAVVAVVPVLLGRRAETDLEQVREQQSPTTRGIRHLRRLATSPASQKEIRLSGGADFLLARQRALLERYDDAMTRADVRYALLRTGGQLVFGLGYVAAVLGVFLLASQGRATAGQVVLTVTLATQLSVQMSTGIALLGSVHRAAVGLRRFLAFEAEVAGDVAPATGVPAPARTGDGIRLEGVTFRYPDADVDALADVDLHLPAGTSVALVGENGAGKSTLLKLLTGLYRPTAGRVVVEDVDLADVEPAAWRARTAALFQDLARVELSLQHSVGIGRLADVDSPAAVSAAVARAGVAQVADDVGHDGVLGTGYADGRDLSGGQWQGVGFARTLMRTDPLLLVLDEPASALDALAEQRLVDAYRTVAADVAARVGGVTLFVTHRMSTVRLADRIVVLEGGRVVEQGTHDELVAAAGRYATLWALQSRAYATDD; encoded by the coding sequence GTGACGGACGTCCTGTTCTGCCTCGGCCGGCTGCTGGCGATCGCGTGGCGGCTCGACCGGCGCCGGCTGCTCGTCGGAGGCGGCCTGCTGCTCGCCGGGTCGGTGGCCACGCCCCTGGTCGCGGTCGCCGCCGGGCGCGTCGTGGACGCGGTGCTCGACGGCGCCGGGACGGCCGCCACCGTCTGGGCGCTGGTCGCCGGCCTCGCGCTGACCGGCGAGCTCATGCTCGGGCACTTCGCGCACCTGTCGTACTTCGCGCTCGCGGAGCTGACCGAGGAGCGGTTCAACCGCGACCTCGTCCGCCTCGTCAACGGCACCGACCACCTCGACCGCACGGACGACCCGGCCTTCGCCGACCGGGTCGACCTGCTGCGCCAGGACGTCATGCAGATGCGTGCGACGGTGCAGTCCGGGCTGCAGCTGGGTGCGACCGCCGTGCAGGTGCTGCTCACCGCCGTCGTCCTGAGCACCGTGTCCCCGTGGCTGCTGCTGCTGGCGGTCGTGGCGGTCGTGCCCGTGCTGCTGGGCCGTCGCGCCGAGACCGACCTCGAGCAGGTGCGCGAGCAGCAGTCGCCGACGACCCGGGGCATCCGGCACCTGCGCCGGCTGGCCACGAGCCCCGCGTCGCAGAAGGAGATCCGCCTCAGCGGCGGTGCCGACTTCCTGCTCGCCCGGCAGCGGGCGCTGCTGGAGCGGTACGACGACGCGATGACCCGGGCCGACGTGCGCTACGCGCTGCTGCGCACCGGGGGCCAGCTGGTCTTCGGGCTGGGCTACGTCGCCGCCGTGCTGGGGGTCTTCCTGCTCGCGTCGCAGGGCCGGGCGACCGCCGGCCAGGTGGTGCTGACGGTCACCCTGGCCACGCAGCTCAGCGTGCAGATGTCGACCGGCATCGCGCTGCTCGGCTCGGTGCACCGCGCCGCCGTCGGGCTGCGCCGCTTCCTCGCCTTCGAGGCGGAGGTCGCGGGCGACGTCGCACCGGCGACCGGCGTGCCGGCCCCCGCGCGCACGGGCGACGGCATCCGGCTCGAGGGCGTGACGTTCCGCTACCCCGACGCCGACGTCGACGCGCTGGCGGACGTCGACCTGCACCTGCCGGCCGGGACGTCGGTGGCGCTCGTCGGCGAGAACGGCGCCGGCAAGAGCACGCTGCTCAAGCTCCTGACGGGCCTGTACCGGCCCACGGCGGGCCGGGTCGTGGTCGAGGACGTCGACCTGGCCGACGTCGAGCCGGCGGCCTGGCGCGCGCGCACCGCCGCGCTGTTCCAGGACCTCGCACGCGTCGAGCTCTCGCTGCAGCACAGCGTGGGGATCGGGCGCCTGGCCGACGTGGACTCCCCGGCCGCCGTCTCCGCGGCGGTGGCCCGTGCGGGCGTCGCGCAGGTCGCGGACGACGTCGGCCACGACGGCGTGCTCGGGACGGGCTACGCCGACGGCCGGGACCTGTCCGGCGGGCAGTGGCAGGGTGTCGGGTTCGCCCGCACGCTCATGCGGACCGACCCGCTGCTGCTGGTGCTGGACGAGCCCGCGTCGGCGCTCGACGCCCTGGCCGAGCAGCGGCTGGTCGACGCGTACCGCACGGTCGCGGCCGACGTCGCGGCACGCGTCGGCGGCGTCACGCTGTTCGTCACGCACCGGATGTCCACCGTGCGCCTCGCGGACCGCATCGTCGTCCTGGAGGGCGGCCGCGTGGTCGAGCAGGGCACGCACGACGAGCTCGTGGCCGCGGCCGGCCGCTACGCCACGCTGTGGGCGCTGCAGTCCCGCGCGTACGCGACGGACGACTGA